From Actinomycetota bacterium, a single genomic window includes:
- a CDS encoding NlpC/P60 family protein, giving the protein MKKQIDDLDAKVEVAAEAYNEAYATHADLLGQIGSTKAKLKKTNKRIDQLQTMLSTRANSMYRNGPLSFVEVLLGANDFEEFAATWDLLTDINRHDADATVELKKTKAEAEIVAKELASREGEAKKVLDRMSARKRSIEGDLAQRKSMLTGLENEIAAIEAADRARAAAAAAAVSRSRSYAPERSFPAPTRAARGEVVDVAKRYLGAPYRWGASGPNSFDCSGFTMFVYSQVGVSLPHSSRAQIGHGERVSRSDLQPGDLVFFGSPIHHVGIYVGGGMYIHAPHTGDVVSIDPLSRGDYAGACRP; this is encoded by the coding sequence GTGAAGAAGCAGATCGACGATCTCGATGCGAAGGTCGAGGTTGCGGCTGAGGCGTACAACGAAGCGTACGCCACTCATGCAGACCTTCTGGGCCAGATCGGCTCCACGAAGGCGAAGCTCAAGAAGACGAACAAGCGCATCGACCAGCTCCAGACGATGCTGTCGACACGCGCCAACTCAATGTATCGCAACGGACCACTCTCTTTCGTGGAGGTGCTTCTCGGCGCCAATGACTTCGAGGAGTTTGCCGCCACATGGGATCTCCTGACTGACATCAACCGCCACGATGCGGATGCAACGGTCGAACTCAAGAAGACCAAGGCAGAGGCGGAGATCGTGGCGAAGGAGCTCGCGTCCCGTGAAGGTGAGGCCAAGAAGGTCCTTGACCGCATGTCTGCCAGGAAGCGTTCGATCGAGGGCGACCTGGCACAGCGCAAGAGCATGCTGACGGGTCTTGAGAATGAGATCGCCGCCATCGAGGCAGCCGATCGCGCACGCGCTGCAGCGGCAGCGGCCGCCGTGTCCCGGTCGCGCTCGTACGCACCCGAACGCAGCTTCCCTGCTCCCACACGTGCTGCCCGCGGCGAGGTCGTGGATGTCGCCAAACGCTACCTCGGCGCTCCGTATCGTTGGGGTGCTTCGGGCCCGAACTCGTTTGACTGCAGCGGCTTCACGATGTTCGTGTATTCGCAGGTGGGCGTTTCGCTTCCCCACTCGTCACGGGCGCAGATCGGACACGGCGAGCGAGTGTCGCGTAGCGATCTGCAACCAGGCGACCTCGTCTTCTTCGGATCTCCGATCCACCACGTAGGCATCTACGTTGGCGGCGGGATGTACATCCACGCACCCCACACCGGAGACGTTGTGAGCATCGATCCGTTGAGCCGGGGCGACTATGCCGGAGCCTGCAGGCCCTAG
- a CDS encoding chemotaxis protein CheW codes for MSQVADTDTRPFVIFRLGDEEYGLAIDRVRSIIRFEQATPVPRSAESVLGVINLRGTVIPVLDLASRLNREAFVPTATSRIVVAEAAVGLVGLAVDSASEVTNIPVEAIKPTPESVLNADTVAVFEGVAERDGKLIILIDLDEAIPRTQYVQALCSERALEGDTDV; via the coding sequence ATGTCGCAGGTAGCAGATACAGATACGAGGCCATTCGTCATATTTCGCCTTGGCGACGAGGAGTACGGGCTCGCCATAGACCGCGTGCGCAGCATCATTCGCTTCGAGCAGGCCACGCCGGTGCCCCGCTCCGCCGAGAGCGTACTGGGCGTGATCAACTTGCGCGGCACGGTCATTCCCGTCTTGGACCTGGCGAGTCGTCTCAACCGGGAAGCGTTCGTCCCGACAGCGACGTCCCGCATCGTGGTCGCGGAGGCGGCGGTCGGGCTTGTCGGGCTGGCAGTCGACTCTGCAAGCGAGGTCACGAACATCCCCGTCGAGGCCATCAAGCCCACACCCGAGAGCGTTCTCAACGCCGATACGGTGGCCGTCTTTGAGGGTGTCGCCGAGCGGGATGGCAAACTCATCATCTTGATCGACCTCGATGAGGCGATTCCACGGACCCAGTACGTGCAAGCCCTTTGCTCGGAGCGGGCTTTGGAGGGAGACACGGATGTCTAG
- a CDS encoding chemotaxis protein CheD translates to MKGTDSATVNYSDPNLVEVGVGMLAIAEYPKYLMTPALGSCVGVALYDATLRQGGLAHIMLPMPLDSGLVASEDRFASNAIPRLVSMLSEAGSPRRRLMAKLAGGAAMFRTDSALAQIGERNVAEVRRQLKLLNILVIAEDTGESHARTVELHLDNGTYVVRSYLYGVRKL, encoded by the coding sequence ATGAAAGGAACTGACAGCGCGACTGTCAACTACAGTGACCCCAACCTTGTCGAGGTAGGGGTCGGAATGCTGGCAATCGCCGAGTACCCCAAGTACCTGATGACGCCTGCACTCGGGTCTTGTGTGGGCGTTGCGCTCTACGACGCAACGCTCAGGCAGGGGGGACTTGCCCACATAATGCTCCCGATGCCGCTCGACAGCGGTCTGGTCGCCAGCGAGGACCGATTTGCCTCGAATGCTATTCCCAGGCTTGTCTCGATGCTCTCGGAGGCCGGGTCGCCGCGCCGCCGCCTCATGGCCAAACTGGCCGGAGGAGCTGCGATGTTCCGTACCGATTCGGCTCTGGCTCAGATTGGCGAGCGGAATGTCGCCGAGGTTCGCAGGCAGCTGAAACTACTGAACATCCTCGTGATTGCCGAAGATACAGGGGAGAGTCACGCAAGGACTGTAGAGCTGCATCTCGACAACGGAACGTACGTGGTCCGGAGCTATCTCTACGGCGTACGGAAACTGTGA
- a CDS encoding peptidoglycan-binding protein — protein sequence MSTGVWISVIPILPGVRGPAVEDIQRRLLGLGYELGPTGVDGVFLGMTRDAVVAFQTERGLVEDGVVGDETWNALVDATFTLGDRMLYLRLPYFHGRDVAGLQEALNTLGFSSGQPDGIFGAYTERAVREFQLNCGQPADGIVGPETVRTVVGLRHVWEGKDVSTPREAKVAAARACDVLRRFPLSFAGDSAATLDIAERVVNLARATTEEARVSLSEAGIAAGAFAFLRIVGDCVHDGGGVPVVQAGSDEGAALAARILIALGSRPEGSVELCVAVDQASDMNERDRQRTAVRILDALCVALA from the coding sequence GTGTCGACAGGTGTGTGGATCAGCGTGATACCGATACTCCCCGGGGTTCGGGGACCCGCAGTCGAAGATATCCAAAGACGTCTTCTCGGCCTGGGCTACGAGCTTGGGCCGACCGGCGTCGACGGCGTGTTCCTGGGCATGACCCGGGACGCAGTCGTCGCGTTTCAGACAGAGCGCGGTCTCGTGGAAGACGGTGTCGTTGGCGACGAGACCTGGAATGCGCTCGTTGATGCGACCTTCACCCTCGGCGATCGCATGCTGTACCTGCGGCTGCCGTACTTCCACGGTCGCGATGTCGCCGGGCTGCAGGAGGCGCTGAATACCCTGGGCTTCTCCTCCGGGCAGCCTGATGGCATCTTCGGCGCCTACACAGAGCGTGCGGTTCGCGAGTTCCAGCTCAACTGCGGCCAGCCTGCCGACGGAATCGTTGGTCCTGAGACGGTGCGGACCGTCGTCGGGCTCCGACACGTGTGGGAAGGGAAGGACGTCTCGACGCCTCGAGAAGCGAAAGTCGCGGCGGCGCGCGCATGCGACGTGCTGCGCAGATTCCCATTGTCTTTCGCCGGAGACAGTGCGGCCACCTTGGACATCGCCGAGCGTGTGGTCAACCTCGCTCGTGCCACTACAGAAGAGGCGAGGGTGTCGCTATCGGAAGCCGGCATTGCAGCAGGGGCCTTCGCTTTCCTGCGGATTGTGGGGGATTGCGTTCACGACGGTGGTGGTGTGCCCGTCGTTCAGGCCGGGAGCGACGAGGGAGCCGCGTTGGCGGCCCGCATCTTGATTGCCCTGGGCTCCCGGCCAGAGGGTTCCGTTGAGCTGTGTGTCGCAGTGGACCAGGCGTCCGATATGAACGAGAGGGACCGCCAGCGGACCGCCGTCCGAATTCTGGACGCCCTGTGCGTGGCACTCGCCTGA
- a CDS encoding methyl-accepting chemotaxis protein — protein MTHEHRGTRVKRGLALTFTLLTWATIAPAVGIGLAATAIYAYFYLHLTIAQMLPVMGFGATVMVVMSIPGSFAWRWQFDERVLRPLRDLGGTMVEAGQGDLTVRADIIHSDEIGVLADECNCLIESLQGIASHVRRSAETVSAAAAQLSASSEEISSSTMEISSSVQQIAHGAELQSRKVEETSGSMESINGTTNEVAGQAEEAVRTSEEAARVAAHGEETTGMAVMKIAEVQQAIETLANSVELLGKRSSEIGSIVDVITSIADQTNLLSLNAAIEAARAGESGRGFSVVADEVRKLAEGSGKAAEQIGDLIKEVQEETAKAVKYMEIGTREVEMGTEVVGKTGEALRQITDAVSRTAVLAEQISHAMSDQKTRTSSVDKAMHDIAAVVEENAASAEETAAAAQEQTACMQEITSSAQELSDMAQRLEDSVHSFTVD, from the coding sequence ATGACTCATGAGCATCGAGGGACTCGTGTCAAGCGGGGGCTTGCGCTCACGTTCACGCTGCTGACGTGGGCGACCATCGCTCCGGCGGTCGGGATCGGCCTCGCGGCGACCGCGATCTACGCCTACTTCTACCTCCATCTGACCATTGCCCAGATGCTACCTGTCATGGGGTTCGGGGCCACTGTCATGGTTGTCATGTCGATTCCCGGCTCCTTCGCCTGGCGGTGGCAGTTCGACGAGCGCGTTCTGCGCCCGCTGCGCGATCTCGGAGGCACGATGGTCGAGGCGGGACAGGGAGATCTCACTGTCCGGGCGGACATCATCCACAGCGACGAGATCGGTGTGCTCGCCGACGAGTGCAATTGCCTGATCGAGTCCCTTCAGGGAATCGCATCTCACGTCCGTCGCTCCGCCGAGACGGTGTCGGCGGCCGCAGCACAACTCTCGGCATCGTCCGAGGAGATATCCTCGTCAACCATGGAGATCTCGTCCTCGGTGCAACAGATCGCGCACGGCGCGGAGCTCCAGTCGCGCAAAGTCGAGGAGACATCCGGCTCGATGGAGTCGATCAACGGCACGACGAACGAGGTCGCGGGGCAGGCCGAAGAGGCGGTGCGCACCAGCGAAGAGGCTGCGCGCGTCGCGGCACACGGCGAAGAGACGACAGGCATGGCCGTCATGAAGATCGCCGAGGTCCAGCAGGCGATCGAGACGCTGGCGAACTCGGTGGAGCTCCTTGGCAAGCGGAGCAGTGAGATCGGATCCATCGTGGACGTGATCACCTCCATCGCCGATCAGACGAACCTTCTGTCGCTCAACGCCGCCATCGAGGCAGCGCGGGCGGGAGAGTCGGGCCGGGGATTCTCCGTCGTCGCCGACGAGGTCCGCAAGCTTGCCGAGGGCTCGGGCAAGGCAGCCGAGCAGATCGGCGATCTCATCAAGGAAGTCCAGGAGGAGACCGCCAAGGCGGTCAAGTACATGGAGATCGGCACGCGCGAGGTGGAGATGGGCACCGAGGTCGTTGGCAAGACGGGCGAGGCACTGCGTCAGATCACCGACGCCGTGTCGCGCACAGCAGTGCTCGCCGAACAGATCTCCCACGCGATGAGCGATCAGAAGACGCGCACGTCCTCGGTGGACAAGGCGATGCACGATATCGCTGCTGTCGTCGAAGAGAACGCAGCGTCTGCCGAGGAGACCGCGGCTGCTGCCCAGGAGCAGACGGCATGCATGCAGGAGATCACGTCTTCGGCGCAGGAACTCTCGGACATGGCTCAGAGGCTTGAGGATTCTGTCCATAGCTTCACGGTCGACTAG
- a CDS encoding chemotaxis protein CheC, with protein MRLENLTPLQRDALREVGSIGAGHAATALSQLVDKAVGLTNPVLDIIPLGEVPRVFGGPEQLVGAVYLRLLGDLEGGMLFMAPRDTSLALVDLMHNRKVGTTKSFGHSEEALVTHVATILASAYIAAVARMADLNVLPSQPAFALDMAGAILEVATAEVGMKATSALLLKTSFFDDSTSVDAALFFLPDPDSLEVILGRLGIA; from the coding sequence ATGAGACTCGAGAATCTCACCCCTCTGCAGCGCGATGCCCTGCGTGAGGTCGGCAGTATCGGTGCCGGACATGCGGCGACAGCGCTCTCACAGCTGGTTGACAAGGCCGTCGGACTCACGAATCCGGTGCTCGACATCATTCCCCTTGGTGAAGTGCCCCGGGTCTTCGGTGGGCCCGAGCAGCTGGTCGGGGCAGTCTATCTGAGACTCCTCGGCGACCTTGAGGGCGGCATGTTGTTCATGGCGCCACGCGACACGTCCCTCGCGCTGGTCGACCTCATGCACAATCGCAAAGTGGGCACCACGAAGTCCTTCGGACATTCCGAGGAAGCTCTGGTCACGCATGTAGCCACCATCCTCGCGTCGGCATATATCGCTGCCGTGGCCCGGATGGCGGATCTGAACGTCCTCCCGTCGCAACCGGCGTTCGCGCTGGACATGGCCGGGGCCATCCTCGAGGTGGCCACCGCCGAAGTCGGGATGAAGGCAACATCCGCGCTCCTGCTGAAGACCAGCTTCTTCGATGACTCGACCTCGGTCGATGCCGCACTGTTCTTCCTGCCGGACCCCGACAGCCTTGAAGTGATCCTCGGAAGACTCGGGATAGCCTGA
- a CDS encoding response regulator: MSRTILVVDDAAFMRMMIRDILAKEGYVIHEAVNGRDAVEKYGEVRPDLVTMDITMPEMNGLEALREIRSGDSSARVLMVSAMGQQRMIVEALESGAMDFLVKPFQPTKVLETVKKCLQSQAT, translated from the coding sequence ATGTCTAGGACCATCCTCGTCGTCGACGATGCGGCATTCATGCGGATGATGATTCGCGACATTCTGGCCAAGGAGGGCTACGTCATCCACGAGGCCGTCAACGGGCGCGACGCGGTCGAGAAGTACGGCGAGGTCCGTCCGGATCTCGTGACCATGGACATCACGATGCCCGAGATGAACGGGCTTGAAGCGCTTCGTGAGATTCGTTCCGGCGATTCGAGTGCCCGGGTACTCATGGTCTCGGCGATGGGGCAGCAGAGGATGATCGTGGAGGCGCTTGAGTCGGGGGCGATGGACTTCCTCGTGAAGCCGTTCCAGCCGACCAAGGTGCTCGAGACCGTCAAGAAGTGCCTGCAGAGCCAGGCCACGTGA
- a CDS encoding chemotaxis protein CheA, whose protein sequence is MGEMDAYKDIFMSESAEFVQAITEGLLALETNAGDLEPVEVIFRGAHSLKGMSATMGYERTADLTHRMETLMDRVRKRELAVDSRLIDLMLEAVDTVRVLIEDESEGRSDVDTGPMIERILAMAEGEATADGPAAAPGAAPRKRTARRKPTAVKAPIGGQSDDELDEVPGVPMRPEVGSETARTYRVTVTLEEACVLKAVRAYMVIKRLTHMGEVLETIPEARDIEDERFDREFVVVVRTSATAESVQKATLGVSEIEKAVAEVTAEAAGTAKTAGGALSGQASRPAIPKLSETQTVRIAIGHLDSMVNLVGEFVILRSRLERVARDLKDRELDDTLEELHRVSSELQHEVMHTRMVPVGNIFNRFPRMVRDLARDLGKDIAFEMDGLDIELDRTVLDEIGDPIVHLLRNSVDHGIGDPATREAGGKPARGTVRLTAARERDQVRITVSDDGRGIDVERIWDKACSLNVVEPEAREAYRDEEILLLTCMPGFSTAENATRVSGRGVGMDVVKGKIEHLGGSLTISSAPGLGTETVLTLPLTLAIIQALMIGAAGRTFAIPLSSVDEVFSPQDAAIDTVDGAPVIVMRDHSIVPVFRVDALLGLGGVASRLPDDAEHLVLVEDAVGHRRALVVEKLYGRHEIVVKPISRMFRDAKGIGGATVLGDGRVALIIDPRTIFPMREESR, encoded by the coding sequence ATGGGAGAGATGGATGCGTACAAGGACATCTTCATGTCGGAGAGCGCCGAGTTCGTCCAGGCGATCACCGAGGGGCTGCTTGCACTAGAGACGAACGCAGGTGATCTCGAGCCGGTGGAGGTCATCTTCCGAGGCGCCCACAGCCTCAAGGGCATGTCTGCGACCATGGGGTACGAGCGCACGGCCGACCTCACCCATCGCATGGAAACCCTCATGGACCGCGTTCGCAAGCGTGAATTGGCCGTGGACTCGAGGCTCATCGATCTGATGCTGGAGGCCGTGGACACGGTGCGAGTTCTGATCGAAGACGAGTCCGAAGGCCGTTCGGACGTCGATACCGGTCCCATGATCGAGCGAATCCTCGCAATGGCGGAAGGGGAGGCGACCGCGGATGGACCCGCCGCGGCTCCGGGGGCAGCTCCTCGGAAGCGAACTGCACGTCGGAAGCCAACTGCAGTCAAGGCACCAATCGGAGGGCAGTCTGACGATGAGCTAGATGAGGTTCCCGGGGTCCCGATGAGACCGGAGGTAGGATCCGAGACTGCCCGAACGTATCGTGTCACCGTTACGCTCGAGGAGGCATGCGTTCTCAAGGCCGTTCGTGCCTACATGGTCATCAAGCGACTGACGCACATGGGAGAAGTCCTCGAGACCATTCCGGAAGCAAGGGATATCGAGGACGAGCGTTTCGACCGGGAATTCGTGGTCGTTGTCCGGACATCCGCGACAGCTGAGTCCGTACAGAAGGCCACACTCGGCGTCAGCGAGATCGAGAAGGCCGTCGCGGAAGTCACCGCAGAAGCGGCTGGCACGGCGAAGACTGCCGGAGGCGCGCTGTCGGGACAGGCATCGCGTCCAGCGATACCGAAACTCTCCGAGACCCAGACCGTGCGTATCGCGATCGGGCACCTTGATTCCATGGTCAATCTCGTTGGCGAATTCGTGATCTTGCGGTCGCGACTCGAGCGGGTTGCCAGGGACCTCAAGGACCGCGAGCTCGATGACACGCTCGAGGAGTTGCACCGCGTCTCGTCTGAGCTGCAACACGAGGTGATGCATACTCGCATGGTCCCGGTCGGCAACATCTTCAACCGCTTTCCGCGAATGGTTCGCGATCTCGCCCGTGACCTTGGGAAGGACATCGCGTTCGAGATGGATGGGCTCGACATCGAGCTCGACCGGACCGTGCTCGATGAGATTGGCGATCCCATAGTCCACTTGTTGCGCAACAGCGTGGACCATGGCATCGGGGACCCTGCCACGCGGGAGGCGGGCGGCAAGCCCGCTCGCGGTACGGTGCGACTGACTGCGGCGCGTGAGCGCGACCAGGTCCGAATCACAGTGTCGGACGACGGTCGCGGAATCGACGTCGAGCGAATCTGGGACAAGGCATGCTCGCTCAACGTCGTGGAGCCGGAGGCCAGAGAGGCCTATCGCGACGAGGAGATTCTCCTGCTCACATGCATGCCCGGCTTTTCGACCGCCGAGAACGCGACGAGGGTCTCCGGCCGCGGGGTCGGGATGGATGTCGTCAAGGGTAAGATCGAGCACCTGGGAGGCTCACTCACGATATCCTCGGCACCCGGACTGGGGACCGAGACAGTGCTCACGCTTCCCCTCACGCTGGCAATCATCCAGGCTCTGATGATCGGTGCCGCGGGTCGCACGTTCGCAATACCGCTCAGTTCGGTCGACGAGGTCTTCTCCCCGCAAGATGCGGCGATCGACACTGTCGACGGGGCGCCGGTCATCGTGATGCGCGACCATTCGATCGTGCCCGTCTTCCGGGTCGATGCGCTCCTTGGCCTGGGCGGGGTCGCAAGCCGGTTGCCCGACGATGCCGAGCATCTGGTTCTCGTCGAAGACGCCGTCGGCCACCGGCGGGCACTTGTGGTCGAGAAGCTCTACGGCCGGCATGAGATCGTGGTGAAGCCGATCTCCCGCATGTTCCGTGACGCCAAGGGAATCGGGGGGGCTACGGTACTCGGAGACGGGCGAGTCGCCCTCATTATCGATCCGAGAACGATCTTCCCGATGAGAGAGGAGTCTCGATGA
- a CDS encoding sensor domain-containing diguanylate cyclase — MEEADVVAVPSRQSAGGKLTIAIVGGSLRAASILRLLSEVDNIDVAAVCCSSAAAPAVRLAEDLGIYATRDVSEVFQIPGLDLIIDMSEDAATHATLLSQRPEHVEMVGTNGSELVWDLLVAKKRGEEQEKLFVELQVAYDKIRSHERRLQTSKEALERANEELESRLAEIFFTHEFFKALTSYSSVEDVCSLIVDGANGILGAEISCVYLFERTDWTLRLRACQGWAEDAFEPIISVSETILGSAFRDGIIQEQDVRIGSPSAGWVRNPESVRSQAAVPLKTGDHVIGVMAIACASYRELTVAEMERLQVIGNQSSLSLQNALLHGELERLSVTDRLTELYNHGYFQQRLEEELGRANRFGHRLSLIMLDIDDFKDFNDTFGHPRGDKVLQAVSAMIKLNLREIDVAARYGGEEFVVVLPETDAEGALLVAQRIRDSVAEYDFIGGDDIPPVRKTVSIGIATYPAHATSQARLIEAADRAMYAAKRNGKDRVVVAN; from the coding sequence ATGGAAGAGGCCGACGTGGTCGCCGTTCCCTCGCGCCAGAGTGCTGGCGGGAAGCTGACGATCGCGATCGTCGGAGGAAGCCTGCGCGCGGCCTCCATCCTGCGGCTCCTCAGCGAGGTCGACAACATCGATGTCGCGGCCGTGTGCTGCTCCAGTGCGGCTGCTCCGGCGGTGCGCCTTGCCGAGGACCTGGGCATCTATGCGACGCGCGACGTTTCCGAGGTCTTCCAGATACCGGGGCTCGACCTCATCATCGACATGTCCGAGGACGCGGCGACCCATGCGACACTTCTGTCCCAGCGTCCTGAGCATGTCGAGATGGTCGGCACCAACGGTTCTGAGCTAGTCTGGGACCTGCTCGTTGCCAAGAAGCGTGGCGAGGAGCAGGAGAAGCTCTTCGTCGAGCTTCAGGTGGCCTACGACAAGATCCGTAGCCACGAGCGGCGCCTTCAGACGAGCAAGGAGGCTCTGGAGAGGGCGAATGAGGAGCTAGAGAGCAGGCTCGCCGAGATCTTCTTCACCCACGAGTTCTTCAAGGCGCTCACGAGCTACAGCTCTGTCGAAGACGTGTGCAGTCTCATCGTCGACGGGGCCAACGGAATCCTGGGCGCCGAGATCAGCTGCGTGTATCTCTTCGAGCGCACTGATTGGACCCTACGGCTGCGGGCGTGCCAGGGGTGGGCCGAGGACGCATTCGAGCCTATCATCTCGGTCTCGGAGACAATCCTTGGCTCGGCATTCCGTGACGGCATCATCCAGGAGCAGGACGTCCGGATCGGGTCACCCTCCGCAGGATGGGTGCGGAATCCGGAGAGCGTTCGGTCGCAGGCCGCAGTCCCGCTCAAGACGGGCGATCACGTCATCGGCGTGATGGCGATCGCGTGCGCGAGCTACCGCGAGCTCACTGTGGCTGAGATGGAGCGTCTCCAGGTCATCGGCAATCAGTCTTCGCTGTCTCTCCAGAACGCCTTGCTGCATGGAGAGCTGGAACGCCTCTCGGTAACCGACCGGCTCACTGAACTCTACAACCACGGGTACTTCCAGCAGCGGTTGGAGGAGGAACTTGGCCGGGCCAATCGGTTCGGGCACCGCCTGTCGCTCATCATGCTGGATATAGATGACTTCAAGGACTTCAACGATACTTTCGGTCATCCAAGGGGAGACAAAGTCCTTCAGGCGGTCAGCGCCATGATCAAACTCAATCTGCGCGAGATAGATGTGGCCGCACGATACGGTGGCGAGGAGTTCGTCGTCGTGTTGCCGGAAACGGACGCGGAGGGCGCGCTGTTGGTTGCCCAGCGCATTCGGGACAGTGTGGCCGAGTATGATTTCATCGGGGGCGACGACATCCCTCCGGTCCGGAAGACCGTGTCGATAGGAATCGCGACCTACCCCGCGCACGCAACAAGTCAGGCCCGCCTCATCGAAGCTGCAGACCGTGCGATGTATGCTGCCAAGAGGAATGGGAAGGATCGCGTGGTTGTGGCGAACTGA
- a CDS encoding CheR family methyltransferase, translated as MGQPETRQPYRGNLDKLTAKVLNERGLDLGQYRQQYLERRIATRLRSLDLHSYRQYVDYLDTHADEYAKLIDTLTINVTEFYRDAPVFDLFRKTIVPAMIENKLRARQRMLRAWSAGCATGEEPYSIAMSFLDGLGSHTKDFVLTVIATDLDDRAIAQAKAAVYPAERLKTIPKTHQVKYLDVHGDTFSVKPEVARHVRFRHFNLFADKPISVVDVIFCRNVFIYFSREQQEKVLEMFWGALAKGGYLVLGRSEKLAPSAAKRFELVSGRERVYRKPPLR; from the coding sequence GTGGGTCAGCCGGAGACCCGTCAACCCTACCGCGGTAACCTCGACAAACTCACAGCCAAAGTGCTCAACGAGCGCGGGCTGGACCTCGGGCAATACCGGCAGCAGTATCTCGAGCGAAGGATTGCTACGCGTTTGCGTTCGCTTGACCTGCACTCTTACCGGCAGTACGTGGACTACCTGGACACACATGCCGATGAATACGCGAAACTGATCGACACCCTCACCATCAACGTCACCGAGTTCTATCGGGACGCCCCGGTATTCGATCTGTTCCGGAAGACCATCGTCCCGGCGATGATCGAAAACAAACTTCGTGCGCGACAGCGGATGCTGCGCGCGTGGTCGGCAGGATGTGCGACCGGCGAGGAGCCCTACTCGATCGCGATGTCGTTTCTAGATGGACTCGGGAGCCATACCAAGGACTTCGTGCTCACAGTGATTGCGACCGACCTCGATGACAGGGCGATCGCGCAGGCGAAGGCCGCGGTTTACCCCGCCGAAAGGCTCAAGACCATTCCCAAGACGCATCAGGTAAAATACCTAGATGTGCACGGAGATACCTTCAGCGTGAAGCCGGAGGTGGCCCGCCACGTTAGGTTCAGGCACTTCAATCTCTTTGCGGACAAGCCGATAAGCGTCGTAGATGTGATCTTCTGCCGGAACGTGTTCATCTACTTCAGCAGGGAGCAGCAGGAGAAGGTGCTCGAGATGTTCTGGGGTGCCTTGGCCAAAGGGGGTTACCTCGTACTCGGACGGAGCGAGAAGCTGGCACCGTCGGCTGCGAAGCGGTTCGAGTTGGTGAGCGGCAGGGAGCGCGTCTACCGGAAGCCGCCGCTCCGGTAG
- a CDS encoding chemotaxis response regulator protein-glutamate methylesterase, producing the protein MTSGPMHSAIKVLVVDDSALIRQMLTRVLSLDPRIEVVGVARNGVEAIEKARTLEPDVITLDVEMPELTGLEALPHLKRLSDARVIMLSTLDDPDTTYAALSRGAVDFLTKPKAGVASSLAELSDLLLKKIRIAYRIDPEHMAAAERVFGDTPPPAAPKRTDTAPIALEYVVAVAASTGGPPALERVFSGLSSAIPAAFLLVQHLPAGFTASLARRLCSASDIPVLEAREGMVVKQGTAYVAPHGVHMTVARSNRDVCRLLLEDGEPIHGVKPAADPLFAAVARTYGEHAVGVVLTGMGSDGAEGLAAIRDAGGETIVQNEETSVVWGMPGAAVKRKAAGHVVPLGLVAAEIRRTMREKA; encoded by the coding sequence GTGACATCCGGTCCCATGCACTCCGCTATCAAGGTGCTCGTCGTTGATGACTCGGCACTCATCCGCCAGATGCTGACACGTGTGTTGTCGCTCGACCCCCGCATCGAAGTCGTGGGCGTTGCCCGCAATGGCGTCGAGGCCATCGAGAAGGCGCGTACTCTCGAGCCAGATGTCATCACCCTCGATGTCGAGATGCCCGAACTCACCGGCCTAGAGGCATTGCCGCATCTCAAGCGTCTCTCAGACGCGCGTGTGATCATGTTGAGCACACTCGATGACCCCGATACGACCTATGCTGCGTTGAGCCGTGGCGCCGTTGACTTCCTCACGAAGCCCAAGGCGGGTGTTGCGAGCTCACTCGCTGAGCTTTCCGACCTGCTGCTCAAGAAGATCCGAATCGCGTATCGGATCGATCCCGAGCATATGGCGGCGGCCGAGCGGGTCTTCGGAGATACGCCGCCCCCCGCTGCCCCGAAACGCACGGATACGGCGCCAATCGCACTCGAATATGTCGTAGCGGTTGCCGCGTCCACCGGGGGACCCCCCGCCCTGGAACGTGTATTCTCCGGCCTGAGCTCCGCGATTCCGGCCGCGTTTCTACTGGTACAACACCTGCCTGCAGGCTTCACCGCTTCGCTGGCACGGAGACTGTGTTCCGCATCGGACATTCCGGTGCTCGAAGCGCGTGAGGGTATGGTCGTGAAACAGGGCACCGCATATGTCGCGCCACATGGCGTGCACATGACCGTCGCCCGTTCGAATCGGGACGTGTGCCGGCTGCTGCTCGAAGACGGAGAGCCCATACACGGCGTCAAGCCCGCAGCCGACCCCCTGTTCGCGGCTGTCGCAAGGACGTATGGCGAGCATGCGGTCGGAGTTGTCCTCACCGGCATGGGCTCGGACGGAGCGGAGGGTCTGGCCGCCATTCGCGATGCCGGAGGGGAAACGATCGTCCAAAACGAAGAGACGAGCGTGGTCTGGGGGATGCCCGGGGCCGCGGTGAAGCGCAAGGCGGCGGGTCACGTGGTGCCGCTCGGACTCGTTGCCGCGGAGATACGACGCACGATGCGAGAGAAGGCCTAG